A genomic region of Candidatus Binatota bacterium contains the following coding sequences:
- a CDS encoding FAD-binding protein, which yields MSESVDVVVVGAGPAGLTAAHLCRRLGLSAIVVEQRENTQRSPAAHAINARSFEVWRQAGVDMGPLLAAALSPDEAGMVRCVTKLGGEVIGSLPYERQGDEMLAITPTPLRNLSQHRLEPLLLAPGLDVRYRHTWTGAVESENSVDIEVTGPDGPYQLTAKYLLGADGASSSVRRWTNIDLIGPRTLQSFVMIHLGADFRSLVGDNPGVLHLVIDPTSAGMFVSHGADREWVYMQAWDPETQAAETLDHDYCAALVRNAIADPEVDFNVLDIATWHMSAQIAERYRRGRTFLVGDAAHRFPPTGGLGLNTGVADVHNLAWKLAGVEAGWLAPGALDTYESERKPVAEFNCEQSIMNAVKMAEISQAFGFSDNVAQSVEAMHATLADPVRRAGVEAAIANQAIHFDLLGLQLGHAYDGPLVVPDGSEAIVLDEPARDYAPSTRPGGRLPHAWIGDDSSTLDLIDPSIPTILAREGNEIGTEPLGAGGPRVPFTTKSCPADVWDEIFELDARACLIVRPDQHVAFRGPAGEVLETLDCCFAGIEQQDG from the coding sequence GGGGCCGGACCAGCCGGCCTGACAGCTGCCCACCTCTGCCGGCGCTTGGGCCTTTCGGCGATCGTGGTCGAGCAACGCGAGAACACGCAGCGCTCACCCGCCGCGCACGCGATCAATGCCCGCAGCTTCGAGGTCTGGCGGCAGGCCGGGGTCGACATGGGTCCCCTCCTCGCAGCTGCGCTCTCTCCAGACGAGGCCGGCATGGTACGCTGCGTGACCAAGCTCGGCGGCGAAGTCATCGGAAGCCTGCCCTACGAACGTCAAGGCGACGAGATGCTGGCGATCACGCCGACGCCCCTGCGCAACCTCAGCCAGCATCGGCTTGAGCCCTTGCTTCTCGCCCCCGGGCTCGACGTTCGTTATCGCCACACGTGGACCGGCGCCGTCGAAAGTGAAAACAGTGTCGACATCGAGGTGACTGGTCCCGACGGGCCATATCAATTGACCGCAAAGTACCTCCTGGGCGCCGATGGTGCTTCCAGCTCGGTGCGCCGCTGGACCAACATCGATCTCATCGGGCCACGGACGCTGCAGTCGTTCGTCATGATTCACCTGGGCGCCGACTTTCGTTCCCTCGTCGGGGACAACCCCGGGGTGCTTCACTTGGTGATCGACCCGACGAGCGCAGGCATGTTCGTTTCTCACGGCGCCGATCGCGAGTGGGTGTACATGCAAGCATGGGACCCCGAGACCCAAGCGGCCGAGACACTTGACCACGATTACTGCGCCGCTCTCGTCCGAAACGCGATTGCTGATCCCGAAGTCGATTTCAACGTTCTCGACATCGCCACCTGGCACATGAGCGCCCAGATAGCCGAGCGATACCGTCGCGGCCGTACCTTTCTTGTGGGTGATGCCGCGCACAGGTTCCCGCCGACCGGTGGGTTGGGACTGAACACCGGCGTTGCCGACGTGCACAACCTCGCGTGGAAGTTGGCGGGCGTCGAAGCTGGATGGCTGGCACCCGGGGCGCTCGACACCTACGAAAGCGAACGCAAGCCCGTGGCCGAGTTCAACTGCGAACAGTCGATAATGAACGCCGTCAAGATGGCCGAGATAAGCCAGGCTTTTGGCTTCAGTGACAACGTTGCCCAATCGGTAGAAGCAATGCACGCCACGCTCGCCGACCCGGTTCGCCGGGCTGGAGTTGAAGCCGCGATCGCCAACCAGGCGATCCATTTTGACCTGCTCGGCCTGCAACTCGGTCACGCCTACGACGGCCCGCTCGTCGTTCCCGACGGAAGCGAAGCCATCGTCCTCGACGAGCCCGCTCGCGACTACGCACCATCGACTCGCCCCGGCGGTCGCCTGCCCCACGCCTGGATTGGCGACGACAGCTCAACGCTCGACCTCATCGACCCGTCGATCCCGACCATCCTGGCGCGCGAAGGCAACGAGATTGGCACGGAGCCTCTCGGCGCAGGCGGCCCACGAGTGCCGTTCACCACCAAGTCGTGTCCGGCCGATGTGTGGGACGAGATCTTTGAGCTCGATGCCCGGGCCTGCTTGATCGTGCGCCCCGACCAGCACGTCGCGTTCCGAGGCCCCGCCGGCGAAGTCCTCGAGACGCTCGATTGTTGCTTCGCCGGTATCGAACAGCAAGACGGGTAG